A single genomic interval of Lathyrus oleraceus cultivar Zhongwan6 chromosome 7, CAAS_Psat_ZW6_1.0, whole genome shotgun sequence harbors:
- the LOC127107230 gene encoding F-box protein At5g07610-like: protein MAHDISSAKLLSKCDINYLSDDLLAQIFTLLPFKSTIGCKCVSKRWLELISSPYFKKQFTSLHHSLFKSILMFVTPHEIVLAFLQQSKNHDHVEIPITFPSEMLVKGSVCGCSHGIFLCCDSRYTYGSGYYVYDPLMKKRIPIPPSPAACNENLYAVGFISRPLTNDRSKDRTVTSFSDEPNFRIVIIKSFIRRMFEAELYIFSSGTGQWKQVVMNIPEGFAFAPHWLLSFSHNRSLYFMGRRNIFVMNPYKDHSYTLDYPLGADSMNIMSFGYLGTSCGGLRLGEIGQNELRVWELIEKNNWDMLHRIDIKKKLPEKFCGNYYKRVAGFHPYDGDIVYLHSYADGVFVCNLRTEKFEAVSGYEKVDISPFQIEIADLLPQES, encoded by the coding sequence ATGGCTCATGATATCTCATCTGCTAAGTTGTTATCAAAGTGTGACATAAATTATTTATCAGATGATTTATTAGCCCAAATCTTCACTCTTTTGCCATTCAAATCCACCATTGGATGCAAATGTGTTTCAAAAAGATGGTTAGAGTTGATTTCAAGCCCTTATTTCAAAAAACAATTTACATCTCTTCATCACTCTCttttcaaatcaatcttaatgTTTGTCACACCTCATGAAATTGTGTTGGCCTTTTTACAACAATCTAAAAATCATGATCATGTAGAAATTCCCATAACTTTTCCGTCGGAAATGCTCGTCAAAGGAAGCGTATGCGGCTGTTCCCACGGTATATTCTTGTGTTGTGACAGCCGATACACATACGGTAGCGGCTATTATGTTTATGATCCACTAATGAAAAAACGTATCCCTATACCGCCTTCTCCCGCGGCGTGTAATGAAAATTTATACGCCGTGGGATTTATTTCTAGACCTTTAACTAATGATAGATCCAAGGATAGAACAGTAACTTCTTTTTCAGATGAACCCAACTTTCGAATTGTGATCATAAAATCATTTATAAGAAGAATGTTCGAGGCTGAATTATATATTTTCTCTTCGGGCACAGGACAATGGAAACAAGTTGTTATGAATATCCCGGAGGGGTTCGCGTTCGCGCCCCATTGGTTACTAAGTTTTTCGCACAACAGAAGCTTGTATTTCATGGGGAGGAGAAACATTTTTGTGATGAATCCTTATAAAGACCATAGCTATACACTTGATTATCCATTAGGAGCTGATTCAATGAATATAATGAGTTTTGGTTATCTTGGAACTTCTTGTGGTGGGTTAAGATTGGGAGAAATTGGACAAAATGAATTGAGAGTTTGGGAACTTATTGAAAAGAATAATTGGGATATGTTGCATAGGATTGACATAAAGAAAAAGTTGCCAGAAAAGTTTTGTGGAAATTATTATAAGAGGGTTGCAGGGTTTCATCCTTATGATGGGGACATTGTGTATTTACATTCTTATGCCGATGGAGTTTTTGTTTGTAACTTAAGGACTGAGAAATTTGAAGCTGTTTCTGGTTATGAAAAAGTTGATATAAGTCCTTTTCAAATAGAGATAGCAGATTTGTTGCCTCAAGAATCATAA
- the LOC127107232 gene encoding probable fucosyltransferase 8: MLQTLKDKRKSISTRLKMSFIVFVIALFIVIMVTLMYQNSSFGQFEIFSKDIVMKGMSQKNVTAGGPNATINESGLRQNVSQEKVAAKDEIDTKFKSNKERLLDGLLVSGFDKASCISRSQSHFYHKPSPHKPSPYLISKLRKYEEIHRKCGPNTRAYKKDMEIIANSKDNNGSSCALTTCKYIIWVPANGLGNQIISMASSFLYALLTNRVMLVKFEQDKEGLFCEPFLNSTWLLSKNSPFWNAENVESYQRFIDMELSNTLNEDLPLAMHVDLRYSPSNDERFFHCDHSQFLLTKIPLLFLEAGQYFVPSFFMTPVFQKELNQMFPEITSIFHHLVRYLFQPSNKAWKLITSFYQQHLAKANQIIGLQIRVLNTESTPHELFMDRILNCTLQNKLLPKLLDNTKNTSLSSNGRNPIIKAILVASLYPQYSESLNEMYMNKSTVTGEVIEVHQPSSEEEQIFDDYKHNLKAWVDMYLLSLSDELVTTYQSTFGYVAKGLGNSKPWILYNPANSNEVCEREFTLEPCYHYPPLRYCDSEDVIEDVSSTFPNIRHCKDYTFGLKLVNSSL; encoded by the exons ATGCTTCAAACCTTGAAGGATAAGAGGAAATCAATTTCAACGAGACTCAAAATGTCTTTTATTGTGTTTGTGATAGCTCTCTTTATAGTTATCATGGTCACTTTAATGTACCAAAACTCTAGTTTTGGGCAATTTGAAATCTTTTCAAAAGACATTGTAATGaagggtatgtctcagaagaatgTTACAGCCGGAGGGCCAAATGCTACAATTAATGAGTCTGGATTGAGACAAAATGTCTCACAAGAAAAAGTTGCAGCAAAAGATGAGATCGATACCAAATTCAAAA GTAACAAAGAGAGATTGCTTGATGGACTTTTAGTTTCTGGATTTGATAAAGCATCATGCATAAGCAGATCACAATCTCATTTCTACCACAAACCTTCTCCGCACAAACCTTCTCCATATTTGATATCCAAACTTAGAAAATACGAAGAAATTCATAGAAAATGTGGACCAAACACTAGAGCTTACAAAAAAGACATGGAAATTATTGCAAACTCTAAGGACAATAACGGTTCATCTTGTGCTTTAACAACTTGCAAGTACATTATTTGGGTACCTGCAAATGGTTTAGGTAACCAAATAATTAGCATGGCTTCCTCATTTCTCTACGCGCTCCTAACAAACCGGGTTATGCTCGTAAAATTTGAACAAGATAAAGAGGGTTTATTTTGCGAACCGTTTCTGAACTCAACTTGGTTGTTATCGAAGAATTCGCCTTTCTGGAATGCAGAAAATGTCGAATCATATCAAAGATTTATAGACATGGAACTCTCCAATACACTCAATGAAGATTTGCCATTAGCTATGCATGTGGACTTGAGATATAGTCCATCAAATGATGAGAGGTTTTTTCACTGTGATCACAGTCAATTTCTCCTCACAAAAATTCCTCTACTGTTTTTGGAAGCAGGTCAGTATTTTGTACCTTCTTTTTTCATGACACCAGTTTTTCAAAAAGAGTTGAACCAAATGTTTCCAGAAATCACTTCGATTTTCCATCATTTGGTACGCTACTTATTTCAACCTTCAAACAAAGCGTGGAAACTAATCACTAGTTTCTATCAACAACACCTTGCTAAAGCGAATCAAATCATTGGACTTCAAATAAGAGTACTGAATACCGAATCAACCCCGCACGAACTTTTCATGGATCGAATTCTAAACTGCACATTACAGAATAAATTACTTCCAAAACTGCTCGATAATACAAAGAATACTTCATTGTCTTCTAATGGAAGAAACCCGATTATAAAAGCTATTCTCGTGGCGTCGTTATATCCACAATACAGTGAGAGTTTGAATGAGATGTATATGAATAAATCAACGGTTACCGGAGAGGTAATCGAGGTTCATCAACCAAGTAGTGAAGAGGAACAGATATTTGATGATTATAAGCATAATTTGAAGGCATGGGTTGACATGTATTTACTAAGTTTATCGGATGAATTGGTGACTACATATCAATCTACTTTTGGCTATGTTGCCAAGGGATTGGGAAATTCAAAACCATGGATTCTTTATAATCCTGCTAATAGTAATGAGGTTTGTGAACGTGAGTTTACATTGGAGCCATGTTATCATTATCCTCCTTTACGTTATTGTGATAGTGAAGACGTTATTGAAGATGTTTCATCTACTTTTCCTAATATTAGACATTGTAAGGATTATACTTTTGGGTTGAAGCTAGTCAATAGTTCTCTTTAG
- the LOC127107233 gene encoding photosystem I P700 chlorophyll a apoprotein A2, whose product MALRFPRFSQGLAQDPTTRRIWFGIATAHDFESHDDITEGRLYQNIFASHFGQLAIIFLWTSGNLFHVAWQGNFEAWVQDPLHVRPIAHAIWDPHFGQPAVEAFTRGGALGPVNISYSGVYQWWYTIGLRTNEDLYTGAIFLLFLSFISLLAGWLHLQPKWKPSVSWFKNVESRLNHHLSGLFGVSSLAWAGHLVHVAIPGSRGEYVRWNNFLSVLPHPQGLGPLFTRQWNLYAQNPDSSNHLFSTSQGAGTAILTLLGGFHPQTQSLWLTDMAHHHLAIAILFLIGGHMYRTNFGIGHNIKYILEAHIPPGGRLGRGHKGLYDTINNSIHFQLGLALASLGVITSLVAQYMYSLPAYAFIAQDFTTQAALYTHHQYIVGFIMTGAFAHGAIFFIRDYNPKQNADNVLARMLEHKEAIISHLSWASLFLGFHTLGLYVHNDVMLAFGTPEKQILIEPIFAQWIQSAHGKTSYGFDVLLSSTNSPALNAGRSIWLPGWLNAINENSNSLFLTIGPGDFLVHHAIALGLHTTTLILVKGALDARGSKLMPDKKDFGYSFPCDGPGRGGTCDISAWDAFYLAVFWMLNTIGWVTFYWHWKHITLWQGNVSQFNESSTYLMGWLRDYLWLNSSQLINGYNPFGMNSLSVWAWMFLFGHLVWATGFMFLISWRGYWQELIETLAWAHEHTPLANLIRWRDKHVALSIVQARLVGLVHFSVGYIFTYAAFLIASTSCKFG is encoded by the coding sequence ATGGCATTAAGATTTCCAAGGTTTAGCCAAGGCTTAGCTCAGGACCCCACTACTCGTCGTATTTGGTTTGGTATTGCTACCGCACATGACTTCGAGAGTCATGATGATATTACTGAGGGACGTCTTTATCAGAATATTTTTGCTTCTCATTTCGGACAATTAGCAATAATTTTTCTGTGGACTTCCGGGAATCTCTTCCATGTAGCTTGGCAAGGAAATTTTGAGGCATGGGTACAGGATCCTTTACATGTAAGACCTATTGCTCATGCAATTTGGGATCCCCATTTTGGTCAACCGGCTGTAGAAGCTTTTACTCGAGGGGGTGCTCTTGGCCCAGTGAATATTTCATATTCCGGTGTTTATCAGTGGTGGTATACAATTGGTTTACGTACTAATGAGGATCTTTATACTGGAGctatttttctattatttctttctttcatATCCTTATTAGCGGGCTGGTTACACCTACAACCGAAATGGAAACCGAGCGTTTCCTGGTTTAAAAATGTCGAATCCCGCCTCAATCATCATTTGTCAGGACTATTTGGAGTCAGTTCCTTAGCTTGGGCAGGGCATTTAGTCCATGTGGCTATTCCAGGATCCAGAGGAGAATATGTTCGATGGAATAATTTCTTAAGTGTATTGCCTCACCCTCAAGGATTAGGGCCACTTTTTACACGTCAGTGGAATCTTTATGCTCAAAACCCCGATTCTAGTAATCATTTATTTAGTACTTCGCAAGGCGCGGGAACTGCCATTCTAACACTTCTCGGGGGATTCCATCCTCAAACGCAAAGTTTATGGCTTACCGATATGGCCCATCATCATTTAGCTATTGCAATTCTTTTTCTCATTGGTGGTCATATGTATAGAACTAATTTCGGTATTGGGCacaatataaaatatattttagaaGCACATATTCCTCCGGGGGGTAGATTGGGGCGTGGACATAAGGGTCTTTATGACACAATCAATAATTCAATTCATTTTCAATTAGGCCTTGCTCTAGCCTCGTTAGGGGTCATTACTTCTTTGGTAGCTCAATACATGTATTCGTTACCTGCTTATGCGTTTATAGCACAAGACTTTACTACTCAAGCTGCGTTATATACTCATCATCAATACATTGTAGGATTTATTATGACAGGGGCTTTTGCTCATGGAGCTATCTTTTTTATTCGAGATTACAATCCCAAACAGAACGCGGATAATGTATTGGCAAGAATGTTAGAGCACAAAGAAGCTATCATATCCCATTTAAGTTGGGCCAGCCTATTTCTGGGGTTCCATACTTTGGGACTTTATGTCCATAATGATGTCATGCTTGCTTTTGGCACTCCAGAGAAACAAATCTTGATCGAACCTATATTTGCCCAATGGATACAATCTGCTCATGGTAAAACTTCATATGGTTTCGATGTACTTTTATCTTCAACGAATAGTCCGGCGCTGAATGCGGGGCGAAGCATATGGTTGCCGGGTTGGTTAAATGCTATTAATGAGAATAGTAATTCTCTATTCTTAACAATAGGGCCTGGAGACTTCTTGGTTCATCATGCTATTGCTCTTGGTTTACATACAACTACATTGATCTTAGTAAAAGGTGCTTTAGATGCACGTGGTTCCAAGTTAATGCCGGATAAAAAGGATTTTGGTTATAGTTTTCCTTGCGATGGTCCGGGGCGAGGTGGTACTTGTGATATTTCTGCTTGGGACGCATTTTATTTGGCAGTTTTTTGGATGTTAAATACCATTGGATGGGTTACTTTTTATTGGCATTGGAAGCACATTACATTATGGCAGGGTAATGTTTCACAATTTAATGAATCTTCAACCTATTTGATGGGATGGTTAAGAGATTATCTATGGTTAAATTCTTCACAACTTATCAATGGGTATAACCCCTTTGGTATGAATAGTTTATCAGTCTGGGCGTGGATGTTCTTATTTGGACATCTTGTTTGGGCTACTGGATTTATGTTCTTAATCTCATGGCGCGGATATTGGCAGGAATTGATTGAAACTTTAGCATGGGCTCATGAACACACACCTTTGGCGAATTTGATTCGATGGAGAGATAAACATGTGGCTCTTTCGATTGTCCAAGCAAGATTGGTTGGATTAGTCCACTTTTCAGTAGGTTATATATTTACTTATGCAGCTTTCTTGATTGCCTCTACATCATGTAAATTTGGTTAA